A single Amphiura filiformis chromosome 19, Afil_fr2py, whole genome shotgun sequence DNA region contains:
- the LOC140140416 gene encoding uncharacterized protein, giving the protein MIISSKEQKIYKKSTHCHICKEPLTPSNKKNYTVRDHCHFTGKFRGAAHNQCNLAYRVPKFFPVFFHNLSGYDSHLFIKNLGKTEGEIDCIPNNEEKYISFSKKIVVDSFVPKRDPIDQEDELTHCYICEDPLTPKDKKNPTVADVSYPKKEFLGAAHKECIKPVNIKYEIRFLDSFKFLSAGLDKLVANLSEFSEISKLFEDEWLELLLRKGVYPYDHVNSLEKLRETSLPSKEAFYSKLNESEISDEDYQHAQNVWNTFEMKTMREYHDLYLKSDVLLLADVFENFRKLCLENYELDPCWYYTDPGLSNDGMLKTADVKLELLTDYNMTMFFEKESRGGVSMISTRYAKANNKYMGDDYDPSKPSKYIIYLDANNLYGWAMSQPLPVGDFKWMTPKELDSWDEIPCTLEVDLEYPKELHDRHNDYPLAPERLLVNKVEKLIPNLNDKKKYVVHHVALKLYLNLGLKLTKVHRGIKYREEAFMKSYIDKNTRLRTKAKSDFEKDFFKLMNNSVFGKTMENIRNRVNVHLVTNEAKARKLISRPNFDRYTIFDENLVAVHMKKIKLYFNKPIYLGMSILDISKTKMYDFHYNYIKREYGGRAKLCMTDTDSLTYEIQTEDFYTDISGDVKKLFDTSNYPVDHPSKIPTGKNKKVPGMFKDEAGGKQITEFVGLRAKLYSYRMHEGKEEKRCKGVKKAVVERKITFDDYKSCLFDEKPLMRTMNVIRSYKHEVYTETINKVALDPHDGKRKILDDKIHTHAYGYCVKKLE; this is encoded by the coding sequence atgATCATTAGCTCCAAAGAGCAAAAGATCTACAAGAAGTCCACACACTGTCACATTTGTAAGGAACCTCTAACCCCAAGTAACAAGAAAAACTACACCGTTAGAGATCACTGTCACTTTACTGGAAAATTTAGAGGAGCCGCTCACAATCAGTGCAATCTCGCTTACAGAGTACCAAAGTTCTTTCCGGTATTTTTTCACAACCTCTCGGGTTATGACTCCCACCTCTTCATCAAAAATCTTGGTAAGACAGAGGGTGAAATTGACTGTATTCCAAACAACGAGGAAAAGTACATCTCCTTCAGCAAAAAAATCGTGGTAGATTCCTTCGTTCCGAAAAGGGATCCCATCGATCAGGAAGACGAGCTCACCCACTGCTATATTTGCGAAGACCCTCTAACCCCTAAAGACAAGAAAAATCCAACTGTAGCCGATGTGTCATATCCTAAGAAAGAATTTTTAGGAGCAGCTCACAAAGAGTGCATTAAACCAGTCAATATCAAATATGAAATCAGGTTTCTCGATAGCTTTAAGTTTCTGTCTGCCGGCTTGGATAAACTCGTAGCGAATCTTTCAGAATTttctgaaatttcaaaattgtttgaaGATGAATGGTTAGAACTTCTCCTGAGAAAAGGAGTATACCCTTACGATCACGTCAACTCTCTCGAGAAACTACGGGAAACTAGTCTCCCTTCCAAagaagcgttttactcaaaactcAACGAATCGGAAATTTCCGACGAGGATTATCAGCACGCGCAGAATGTTTGGAATACCTTCGAGATGAAAACCATGAGGGAGTACCACGATCTGTATCTCAAGTCGGACGTTCTCCTTTTAGCCGACGTgttcgaaaatttcagaaaactCTGCCTGGAAAATTACGAACTGGATCCTTGTTGGTATTACACAGACCCCGGATTGTCCAACGACGGCATGCTGAAAACGGCGGATGTAAAATTGGAACTCCTCACGGATTACAACATGACTATGTTTTTTGAAAAAGAGTCCAGGGGTGGTGTGTCGATGATTTCAACCAGATATGCCAAAGCCAACAACAAGTATATGGGTGACGATTACGATCCGAGCAAACCCTCCAAGTATATTATATACCTCGACGCGAACAACCTCTACGGCTGGGCGATGAGTCAGCCGCTCCCGGTCGGTGATTTCAAGTGGATGACTCCGAAAGAGCTAGACTCCTGGGATGAAATCCCATGCACTCTTGAAGTAGATCTGGAATACCCTAAAGAGCTACACGATCGCCACAACGACTATCCCCTAGCTCCGGAAAGACTTCTCGTGAACAAAGTGGAAAAACTAATTCCAAATTTGAACGACAAGAAAAAATACGTCGTCCACCACGTGGCTTTGAAGCTGTACTTGAACCTTGGTCTTAAACTGACCAAGGTTCACAGAGGGATAAAATACCGAGAGGAAGCCTTCATGAAATCATACATCGACAAGAATACCAGACTTCGAACAAAAGCCAAATCGGATTTTGAGAAGGATTTTTTCAAATTGATGAACAACAGCGTCTTTGGGAAAACGATGGAAAACATTCGAAACAGAGTGAACGTCCATCTTGTAACCAACGAAGCCAAAGCTCGGAAGTTAATTTCAAGACCCAACTTCGACCGATACACCatctttgatgaaaatcttgtggCTGTTCACATGAAGAAAATCAAACTGTACTTCAACAAGCCGATCTATCTTGGAATGAGTATCCTGGATATCTCAAAGACAAAGATGTATGACTTCCACTACAATTACATCAAGAGGGAGTATGGTGGAAGGGCAAAGCTTTGTATGACTGATACCGACTCGCTGACCTATGAAATTCAGACTGAGGATTTTTACACTGACATTTCGGGTGATGTGAAAAAGCTTTTTGACACATCCAACTACCCAGTCGATCATCCGTCGAAAATTCCGaccggaaagaacaaaaaagttcccGGCATGTTCAAAGACGAAGCCGGAGGAAAGCAAATCACCGAATTTGTTGGTCTTAGAGCAAAGTTGTACTCTTACAGAATGCATgagggaaaagaggaaaagagatgTAAGGGTGTCAAAAAAGCAGTCGTTGAAAGAAAAATTACCTTCGATGATTATAAAAGTTGTCTCTTCGATGAGAAACCTCTGATGAGAACGATGAATGTGATTAGGAGTTACAAGCATGAGGTGTACACTGAAACCATCAACAAAGTTGCCCTAGATCCGCACGATGGCAAACGAAAGATACTTGATGacaaaattcacacacatgcATACGGTTACTGTGTTAAAaaacttgaataa